The nucleotide window CCCTCCCGGCACGGGGGTGATGGCGGACGTTTTGGCCTGAACCGCTTCAAAGTCCACATCCCCGCAGAGCTTGCCGGAGCGGCCCCGGTTGATCCCCACATCAATGACCACCGCGCCTTCTTTGACCATAGAGGCTTTCACGAAATGAGGTTGTCCGATAGCGGCCACGAGAATATCCGCCTGCCGGCAAACGGCTTCCAGGTTGAGCGTACGGGAGTGGCACATCGTTACGGTCGCATCCAGGGCCTGCAACATCATCGCGACAGGTTTCCCCACCAGCTTAGAACGCCCTAAAACCACCGCCTGCTGTCCGGCCACCGGGATATTGGAACGCAACAGCATCTGGATGACGCCGTGCGGTGTACAGGAAAGAGGCGATTTTCCAGAGGCCATGTCCGTCCAACTCTTGTATTCGAACAACTGCCCGAGGTTATAGGGATGCAGCCCATCCGCGTCTTTCCCGGGGTCTATCATTTCCAGAAGAGGGGTCGAATCCACATTCCCCGGTAACGGGAGTTGCAGCAGAATCCCGTGCACACGTGAATCCGCATTGAGTTCTCGAATTTTCTTCCGGAGTTCTTCCGGCGTCGCCGTGGCCGGTAATTGGGCATGGATCGACGTCATGCCGACGTCCTGGCACGCTTTGATTTTGTTGGCCACGTAGGTCTGGGAGCCCGGGTTATCCCCGACGAGAATGGTCGCCAGCCCTGGCGGGCAGCGGTGGCTTCGAACGTAAAGAGCCACGCCTTCCTTAATCTCGGCCCGGATCGTCGCCGCCATTTGTTTTCCGTCCAGAAGGAGAGTCGTCATGTTAGATATCCCTCAAAAGAGAGGAGGTTCCCTGGTCGCGCAGCCCTCTCAGATGGCCCAGAATCTCCCGGGTCGAGCGGGATTTGTTCAACGTGTAAAAATGAATGCCCGGGGCGCCCTTTTGAAGAAGCTCCCGGCATTGTTGCGCCGCATAGCGAATTCCGATTCGACTCACCGCGTTCAGATCCTCCTGCACGGGCTGCAACTCTTCGGTCAGTGAGACTGGCATTGTTGCGCCGCAGAGCTGGGTGAAGCGCTGGATTTGCGAGTAGTTGGTGATGGGCATAATGCCCGCGAGGATCGGGATCTGAATGCCGATGGCCCGGGCCCTCGACACAAAATCGAAATAACGGGTGTTGTGAAAGAAAAGCTGAGTGGTAATAAAGGAAGCCCCTGTATCGACTTTTCTTTTCAGGTGCCGGAGATCCTCCTCCATGGTCGGGGCTTCCGGATGTTTTTCCGGGTAACCGGCCACTCCAAAGCAGAAGCCTTTCCGTGCCACCGTTTCAGCCAATTCATTCGCGTGCCGGAATCCATCCGGATGGGACACAAAAGCCGTTTGTCCCCGCGGCGGATCCCCGCGCAGGGCCAGGATGTTTTCAATCCCGTTATCGGTAAATTCCTGGAGAATATCCCGGATCTCGGTTTTGGAGTGTCCCACACACGTGAGGTGCGCGACCGGTTCAATGCCGATGTCCCGTTTGATCCGGGTGACGAGTTCCAGGGTTTTGCGGCGCGTGCTCCCCCCGGCACCATAGGTGACGGAGACGAAATCAGGCTGCAGCTGCTTCAGGTCCCGGATCACGGCCATGAGGTCCGCCGCCGAGGGGTCATCTTTCGGCGGGAAAAATTCGAAAGAGAACAGCGGCCGCCCGGCCGTCAGAAGCTGTGAAATTTTCATGCGTGAATCCCCAGTTTTTCCGTTACGATTTCAAGGTTCTCGACATCCTCTCGATTGTACCGCAAGAGGAGATCCAGCGCATCACAGCAGGACGCTTTGGACGGCTCCGAAACGGGCGGTTCATGACGTACATGGGTTGCCCAGAGGGTCATTGCTTGAAGCCCGTCCACGCCCTCCGTATCCCGATGTATCCCGAGTTGCCGTTCGACGGATTTCAGCCCGCCCTTCAGTTTGGCGCGAAGGCAGTCGTGCATGAGATCCCGATGCCGGCAGACCTTCCGGAGATCAAGTC belongs to Elusimicrobiota bacterium and includes:
- the folD gene encoding bifunctional methylenetetrahydrofolate dehydrogenase/methenyltetrahydrofolate cyclohydrolase FolD; its protein translation is MTTLLLDGKQMAATIRAEIKEGVALYVRSHRCPPGLATILVGDNPGSQTYVANKIKACQDVGMTSIHAQLPATATPEELRKKIRELNADSRVHGILLQLPLPGNVDSTPLLEMIDPGKDADGLHPYNLGQLFEYKSWTDMASGKSPLSCTPHGVIQMLLRSNIPVAGQQAVVLGRSKLVGKPVAMMLQALDATVTMCHSRTLNLEAVCRQADILVAAIGQPHFVKASMVKEGAVVIDVGINRGRSGKLCGDVDFEAVQAKTSAITPVPGGVGPMTIAMLLLNTLQLANKVGKKT
- the metF gene encoding methylenetetrahydrofolate reductase [NAD(P)H]; this translates as MKISQLLTAGRPLFSFEFFPPKDDPSAADLMAVIRDLKQLQPDFVSVTYGAGGSTRRKTLELVTRIKRDIGIEPVAHLTCVGHSKTEIRDILQEFTDNGIENILALRGDPPRGQTAFVSHPDGFRHANELAETVARKGFCFGVAGYPEKHPEAPTMEEDLRHLKRKVDTGASFITTQLFFHNTRYFDFVSRARAIGIQIPILAGIMPITNYSQIQRFTQLCGATMPVSLTEELQPVQEDLNAVSRIGIRYAAQQCRELLQKGAPGIHFYTLNKSRSTREILGHLRGLRDQGTSSLLRDI
- a CDS encoding ribonuclease H-like domain-containing protein, translated to MSFAYLDIETAWDRTITVIGIYRRETGTTQLVAPRITRKALQEALIGVSCLFTYNGSRFDLPVIERFLGLDLRKVCRHRDLMHDCLRAKLKGGLKSVERQLGIHRDTEGVDGLQAMTLWATHVRHEPPVSEPSKASCCDALDLLLRYNREDVENLEIVTEKLGIHA